The segment GTCCAAGGGATAGACATCCTTCAAGCTTTTGCCCATCGCCTGGATGGTGACCATGCCGCCGGGTTTGTAGCCGAGATTGACATAATCCTCACCATAGACCTTGTCTGGAAACTTTGCCGCCATTTCTTTGAAAGCAAGATCCGCCACCTGAGGTCCCTGGGGCCAAAGCGCGGTGGCGATGATCTTGTGCCCTTTGCTCCAGGCGTGTTCGATGATCGCGGTTGCCATGGGTTGCAGCTCCGTCATTGTGGAAGGTTCATAATCAAAGGAAAGGATCGCGACGGAGCCTTCCGGTTTGCTGTCGATCATGTCATAAGCCATTTTGGCGTGGGGTGAGACCTCCGTTTTCCAACCGATGGGAAAGATCAGAGGAACCAACACGGCGATGAACAGCAGCAGAAAGATGAGGCGGCGTTCGGTTTGCGTGTTTTGATTGACGCTCATTTGTCACTCCCCAGATATGATCTTTCGATGCCAAGGATGATCCTCAGACTGGAGCCGAGGATACCCAAAGCCGCGCTGATCATGATCGCGCGTTGTGCTGCGGAATTTGGATACTGCATGATGAAATCCGTCAAAACCGGCAGATGCAGGAAATGCAGCCTTGCCGGCAACCAGCCGGTGAGCATCGATCCCATGCTGGTTCTACCCAAAATCACGATCACACCGGTGATCATCAACAGATTGGATTCAAAGCTGCGGATGATGAACGCTCTGTATGCAGCAGAGGCGATGAAAAACGCCAGCAGCGAAAACATCGTGGCGGAAAGGTGAATATACACGTTGTCGAAGAGATAATCAAAGGGTTTGGAGCCAAGATTAGCGGTGATGGCAGCTCCCTGTCCGAGGATGCCGCGGGCTTCTTGTTTGCCCCACAACAGACCAATGATCACCATCAAGGCAAAGCTGATCAGGCAAGCGAGATAAAATTGCCAGTCCCGGCTGCGGTTGCGAATCTTGGATACATTCACGCGAACGAGGCTGATCTGACCCAAGAGAATGGCAAAGCCGGAGATGATCATAAACCAGTTTTGCAGCGTCTCGGTGATGGAATTGAAGGGACGATGCGGGATGAATTCCGATGCCAGGACGATGATCCCGACGACGAAAGCGAAGAGCAAAGGTATGTTCTTTTTCATCTGACACCTTCAAAAAAAGTTCTGAACCATGAGATTCCGGCGATCTCAAATCCGATGCCGGTGAGGATCAACAATATCACCAACAGCTTGCCAAAGTCGTGCCCTTTAAGGCTGCCAAGCTGTTGCGGATCCTTGGAAAGATAGGCGGAGGCGGCAAAAAGCTCCTCGCCGATCAAAGTGTAGTCGCAGGAAACGACAAAGAAAGGAAGCTGATGCGCTTGGGCAGTTCCGGCGGTTTGAATGGCGCCGGTGCTAAATCCCGTTTCAGCTAATATCAGCGATTCGGCATAGAAGGAACCGAGGAAGAAATTAGCGGCGGGCTGCTCGCGAACCATGATACCATCGATGCCGGCGACGAAACCAAATTGGTCGTCGGTCAGATAAAAGACCATGTCTTCGCGGTAGGCATCCGGTTTTCCCGCTTTCATATACGCTTCGCGGACTACTTCGCGGGCTGCGGAAAGCACCATCGAAAAGCGGCAGGGAACGATCAGTGAAGTGTCATATTCCGCTGCGCGATAGGCAAGGTGGCTCAGAATTGTGAGTGCGGCAATGGTTTGGATGTCCTCCAGATCGGAGATGCCCGGAACGAAGAGGATCGGTTTGCCCTTTTCGGTGGCTCTACCGATCGCTTCTTCCATCGAATCGAGTCCGCTTATCCTGCGAATAAAAAGTTCTTTGCCTCTTCTGGCGGAGAAGATATAATACAAGATCGCGCCCGATATCAATAGCAGCATGATCAGATAGGAAAGCTTGCCCAGATAGAACCATCCCTCCAGCGGTTTGCCGGTCGCTTGGAGGGCATACCTTTCTCCCGTTGAGCGGTTATATGCCTCAAGCCGGTAAGTATAATCTTGATTAGGTTCCAAGTTTGCCATGATTTGATCACCGGTACTGCGGTTGTCGATTTGGATGCTCTGAAAGACGCCGAGGGAATCCGGGGTCAGTATTTGCAGAGAATCAAATCCTGCGCTCAGGTTCCACTTCAGGAGCAGTTTCATGCCATTGTCCCAAGGGACGTCCTCGATAGTGAAGGTTCCCGATGGGGCATCAAGTGCCGGCAGCGGGAAAGCGAGAACCATCAAAATAGCCAACAGGCTGCATATTCTCATAATCACCTCATATTTTTTGTAGCGCAGGATGCCGATCCTGCGGCAGATACGGTTTACAAACGCAATCATCGTTTCCGCAGCATCGGCATGCTGCGCTACATGGGAGATTGGTTTGCCGAAAACAGCGGTCAAAGTCATTATTTACTGAAGGCGGCTTTGATATTATCCGTGGCGGCGATCAGTTTGCCGAGTTGGTCTTTGCTATAGATACCGCCATTATCCGCATTGATAACAGCCTGAATATCTTTTATTAGAGGCATAACCTGGACAAAATAAGGGGCTTCTTTGATCCGTGGGGATTGGATCATTTCGAGGTTTCCGATGAGATATTTCCAAGTGTCTTTATGGTTGAGCACCTGAGTCTTGGCGTCAATAAAATCGGAATTGATGATCCAGGCGATCCTGTTCACGCCTTCGGTCCAGCCGCCGAGGAGCATCAGCGTATAGTTTTCTTTGTTTTCCGTGTCCCAGAGCTTGTTTTCTACCTCTTTGCGGATCAAATCGAGGGTGCCGTCAATTTCTTCCCATTGATCCCGTTCGATCAAGATTCTGAGCTTATTTCCCAATTGGTCGATCTCGCCTTCGAGCTTCAAGAGCGGTGTGAGTTTCATCATTTCTTGGGAGTATTCTCGCAGTTTAGTCTTGTTTCTGCTGTGGGAAGCCAAGATGGCATCGGCAGTGAGCAGTCCCAGTGCAAAGGCGTTGCGCCCTTCTTCCTGAATGGTCTTGAAGGGGTTTGTCGGCAGGGAGGCGGAGATGTCCTTCACCGGCAATTGATCCAGGGTTCTAAAAACTTCACGGAAAGTGGGAAGTGGCGCATAAGCTGCGATTTCATGCGCCATTCCGGCATCGGGGAGGGCTTTCTTGTCCGTCTTGCGCTTACACGAAAAGGCGGCGAAAGTCAGAATCAGAGCCACTGCCAAAATTATCGACTTTTTCATTTATTATCCTCGTTCTGATAAGTTTTTATTCAGTTTGACATTACAGTTGCTTGGTTCCTTTGGCGGAGAATGCGTTTACGCTGAGGGGAGAGAAATCCCCGTTTAAGAACTTGGGGATTGCGGCGGCGGCGACCATCGCGGCATTGTCCATACAAAGTTTCAGAGATGGTGCATAGATACGGATGCCATATTTGGCGGCTTTTTCTGCGGATTGAGATCGCAAGGCGGAATTTGCCGCCACCCCTCCGGCGAGAAGAATCGAGCTTAGATGATGGGCGCGGGCATAGGCAAGGCTTTTATTGATCAGCGGATCGACGATCGCTTGTTGGATCGAAGCGGCGATATCGCTTTTATTCTCTTCCACAAAGGCTTTTTCGTGCCGGGCAAGATAGTTGAGCACCGCGGTTTTCATTCCGGAATAGCTGAAATCAAAGTTTCCCTTGCGGTTCATGCCACGGGGAAAATCCACAAATGCCGGATTGCCTGTTCGCGCAAGCCTGTCGATGATCGGACCTCCGGGAAATCCGAGTCCGAGCAGTTTTGCGGTTTTATCGAAGGTCTCTCCCGCAGCGTCGTCCAGGGTCTTGCCGATCACCTCAAAGTGTGTAAAATCGTAGAAATGAACGAGTTCCGTGTGTCCTCCGGAGACCACGAGTGCCAGAAAAGGCGGTTTGATCTGAGGATTTTCGATGTAATTGGCAAAGATATGGGAGAGCATGTGATTGACCGTGATTAGCGGTTTGGAGAGGCTCCAGGCAAGGCTTTTGGCAAAAGCGAGTCCAACGATCAGCGAGCCGATCAATCCCGGATTGATGGAAACGGCGATGGCGGAAATGTCGGTCATGCAGATATCCGCTTTGTTCAATGCCTGTCGGGTGAGATACAGAATGTTTTTCAAATGCAGGCGGGAAGCGAGCTCGGGAAGCACTCCGCCAAATTCGAGATGCTCGGGTTGGGAGGAGATCAAATTGATTTTGACATCGTAGTTCGTATCGACAATCGCCACGGAAGTATCGTCGCATGAGGATTCGAAGGCGAGGATCAGGTTTGGCGTCATTTTCTCAGCCGCACTTTCGTCGGAGTGATGGCATGTTTGACGATTCCTTCTGGAAGCCGGACTAATATATTGTACCATCCATCCGCGTCCGGTTCTTTTTCAGCACTGATCAGGATATCCGATGCCTTGACCGAGTCAACGATCTTTGGCGTGCCCTCGATCTTGATGGTGACGAAGGAGGGTAGATACTGCGCTTTGTTCTCGGAGCGGATGGGGATGTTTTCGATGATCATGCTTTTGATCTGAGCTTTGACCCGTGTGACATGGACTTGCGAGACGCTGCTGCGGAGATTTGTTTCCGCAAGCAACAGATCGAGCTTAAAGCTTTCATTATCAAGCATATCGTTGGTGATGGCGATTGTCTCGATCATACGGATCGGTTGCAATCTGTTTTTTGCACCGGAGATCACGATCTTCTCAGGAGAGAAGGAAAATGAGCCCTGTTCATAAGCCGCGCGCGCGGTGTCATCCTCAAATCTGATCTGCACCGGGATTGTTTTTTGGTGCAGGATGTCCGCCGTGACCGTGATCAGTTGGTCTTCGGCAGGTCCGCCGATCTGGATATTGATGTCTTCCGGCAGTCCTTCGATAGTATAGTCCTGCAGAGAGAGATTATCGGCACCCTGCTTCACAGATGCCGCGTCCAGTAATACCTGCGCATTTGCGAGTCTGAGCCTCAAGATGTCCAAACCCTTGCCGCGTACATGAAATGGGAGCGAGGAGGGGATGTCTTCCAGGACGATACTCTCAGGAAGGTTGTCCAGGCTTACCTTTAGCTGCACTGTGGTCTTGTGTTCTGCCATCAGAGTGATCTGAAGCCACACGATCAAGGCGAGCACGAGCGAGAATATCTTCAAACCGAGGTTTTCGCGCATGGAAAGCTCATTCCGGAAGGGGTTGGATGTCGAGCGATTTCATTTTTTTATAGAGGGTGGTGCGTTCGATTCCGATGGAGTTTGCGGTACGGCTCACCTGCCAGTCGTTTTCTTCCAAGTAGTGAAGCAGGTATTCGCGTTCGAAGGCAGCGGTGCTTTCTTTCAAGGATGTGATGCCAAAAAACTTGTCAAGCGCACCGTTAATTTCTTCGGGTTTGTTGTTGATCTTGTTTCTGAGGTGTTTGAGGATGGTCTTGTTATTGACGTCCTTCTCGTTGATGATGATATACTTGCAGAAGTTTTGCAATTCGCGGACGTTGCCGGGCCAGTCATAGGCAAGCAGGTTACTTTTGAGTTCGTTCAGATCGAGCTGGTCATAGATATTGAAGCGGGCGGAGTAGTTTGTGAAGAAATAGCTCATCAAAAGCAGGATGTCATCGCCGCGCTTGCGCAGAGGAGGCAGTTCCACAAAGTTTCCTTCGATGCGGTAAAAGAGGTCTTTGCGGAATTTGGCGGAATCGGAAAGCACGTTCAGATCAGCGTTGGAGGCAAAGATGAGGCGAGTGTTCACCTTTTTCAGAGAACCGCCCACCACCTGGATCTCTTTATTCTCGATAGCGCGCAGGATCTTGGATTGGGCGATCAGGGAGAGATTGGTCACTTCGTCCAGGAAGAGGATGCCTTCGGAGCATTCCTCAAAAAATCCGATGCTGTTTCTATCCGCGTTTGTGAAAGCGCCTTTGACGTGTCCGAAGAGTTCGCTCTCGATCAAAGTCTCGGTGAGCGCACTGCAATTGATCGTGTGAAAAGGTTTGCCAAAGCGGCGCGAGTTGATGTAGAAATAGTTTGCAGCCACTTCCTTGCCCGTTCCGGTTTCGCCGATGAGAAAGATATCCTCGTCCACTTCGGCAAACTTCGCTATTTGGGCTCTTAGTCCGCGGATGGCTTCGCTTTCCCCGATAAATGGGAAACTGCGGGTAAATTGTTTCTTTAAAGAGAGATACTCGATTTGCAAGCCGATGTGCTCTTCTTCCTGACGTTTGAGCGTGACTGCGTTGTCGATATGCAACAGCAATTGGTTGACGCTGAAGTTGGGACCTTTTTCGATGAAGTGGTAGGCTCCCAGTTCGCGGATCTGGGCAATCTGTTCGGAATTGACCTCGCCGGAAATGACGATGATCTTATAGTTCAGATCGAGATTTTCCTTCAGATACTTGAGCACCTGCATGCCATTGAGGCGGCTGCCCACCAAAAATACATCCAAAAGGATCACATCCGGAAAAAATGTGCGCAGTTCGTCAAAGAAACTATCGCTATTCGTAGCGTGCATCACGTCATAGTCAAAGCGCTTCAGAACTTTACTGATCTGATCGGCGAGAACGCTGTCGTCCTCGAGGATGATTACTTTTCCTTTCATCGCGGCGTCCTAAGAGAGTCTTTCCTCCAGATCGGCAAGTGCGTTGATATAATAGATGTATGCCTGATCGGGAGAATCATAGGGTGAGAAGTATTTGTGCACGTCTCCATCCTGGAAATACTTCGTGCACATGTAATAGAAGTGATCCGAAGTGCTGAGCTTGCGGGCGATGGTGAGCAGGTTTTCATCCCCTTTGGCTTTGACGCGCTGCAGGAGCTCATAGAAGGTTTCGATAGCGTTTTTCTGCATGTCGTTTTCCAGCCAGGCGGAAAGATCGCGCTGTTCGTCTGCCCAGGAAACGGCATCCGGGAAGGAAAGCGATTCCTGCTGATAGTTTGCGAGAGCAAAGGTTTCCTTTGGCGTCACAAATCCCAAGTGCGGACGCTTGAGCGCCTCGGTGGGGAAGTGTTTCATAAAGTCAAAGATGCCGGTTTCCGCCCATTGGTGCTCGCCGAAAGTCTCATAGTCCATAAAGAGATTCAGGAAGAGGTTGCGGTTGTGCTTTTCACTCAGGGTGAGATGATCGATCCAGTTTACGAATTTGTCCACGGTGAGGGGATATTCGGGCCAGTCGCGATTGCTGAAGCGGAAAGCGATGTCGTCCGAGAGTTTGTAATACTTGAGCAGCAGGTTGATGTCCTTGGAATAGTTCTTATAGGCATAGAGCGGCGTTCGCCATTGCAGGATGCGGTCCACCCCCTCGGTGATGATCGTTTTGAACCCTTCGATCTCATAGACGAGGTCGGACAAGCGGTCTTGATAGATCAGCTCCGTGTTGCGAAAGGTCTCGCTTCGATATCCGAATTCTTCCATCATTAGTCGGCGATGCATTTCCACCTGATCGAGAAATTCGTTTGTGTCATACATAAAAGCCAGGGAATGATAGTATGTCTCTCCGATAAACTCGACGCAGCCGGTATCCGCCAATTCCTTGAAGGAATCCAGCGTCTCAGGACTATAGAGCTTAAATTGTTCGATCGCGGTGCCGGTGATGGAATAGGCGATGCGAAATCTGCCTTCGTGTTGTTTGATCAGATTGAGCAGCAATGCATTGGTGGGCAGATAGCATTTCTGTGCCACCTTTTTCATTACCTCGCGGTTTAGGCGTTCGTCAAAGAGATCGCTGTTTTTGCCGATATCAAGGACATTTACATGGCGCAGACGATAGGGTTGGTGCACTTGGAAATAAAAGACAACGTTTAGCATATATCACACCTTCTTAGGGATTGCTTTTGATGAATTCGGACAGCACCGAGGAATAGATGATTCTGATCTTTTCCGCTGCTTCCGTCCAATGTATCTGGTTTACTTCGCGCATGCCTTCGATGCCGATTTTTTTGCATTTGTCGGGATGCTCGATGAGGTGATTGATCGTTTCCGCTATCAGATCCACGTCCCAATAGTCGATCTTGAAGGCGTGATTGACCACTTCCGCGACTCCGGACTGTTTGGAAATGATGGAGGTAATGCCAAATGCCATCGCTTCAAGCGGCGAGATGCCAAAAGGTTCCGAGACCGAGGGCAGCACATAGATGTCGCTGGCGCGCAGTATGGTTTCCACCTGTTTGCGAT is part of the Candidatus Cloacimonadaceae bacterium genome and harbors:
- the tsaD gene encoding tRNA (adenosine(37)-N6)-threonylcarbamoyltransferase complex transferase subunit TsaD, with amino-acid sequence MTPNLILAFESSCDDTSVAIVDTNYDVKINLISSQPEHLEFGGVLPELASRLHLKNILYLTRQALNKADICMTDISAIAVSINPGLIGSLIVGLAFAKSLAWSLSKPLITVNHMLSHIFANYIENPQIKPPFLALVVSGGHTELVHFYDFTHFEVIGKTLDDAAGETFDKTAKLLGLGFPGGPIIDRLARTGNPAFVDFPRGMNRKGNFDFSYSGMKTAVLNYLARHEKAFVEENKSDIAASIQQAIVDPLINKSLAYARAHHLSSILLAGGVAANSALRSQSAEKAAKYGIRIYAPSLKLCMDNAAMVAAAAIPKFLNGDFSPLSVNAFSAKGTKQL
- a CDS encoding sigma-54 dependent transcriptional regulator codes for the protein MKGKVIILEDDSVLADQISKVLKRFDYDVMHATNSDSFFDELRTFFPDVILLDVFLVGSRLNGMQVLKYLKENLDLNYKIIVISGEVNSEQIAQIRELGAYHFIEKGPNFSVNQLLLHIDNAVTLKRQEEEHIGLQIEYLSLKKQFTRSFPFIGESEAIRGLRAQIAKFAEVDEDIFLIGETGTGKEVAANYFYINSRRFGKPFHTINCSALTETLIESELFGHVKGAFTNADRNSIGFFEECSEGILFLDEVTNLSLIAQSKILRAIENKEIQVVGGSLKKVNTRLIFASNADLNVLSDSAKFRKDLFYRIEGNFVELPPLRKRGDDILLLMSYFFTNYSARFNIYDQLDLNELKSNLLAYDWPGNVRELQNFCKYIIINEKDVNNKTILKHLRNKINNKPEEINGALDKFFGITSLKESTAAFEREYLLHYLEENDWQVSRTANSIGIERTTLYKKMKSLDIQPLPE
- a CDS encoding glycoside hydrolase family 57 protein, which gives rise to MLNVVFYFQVHQPYRLRHVNVLDIGKNSDLFDERLNREVMKKVAQKCYLPTNALLLNLIKQHEGRFRIAYSITGTAIEQFKLYSPETLDSFKELADTGCVEFIGETYYHSLAFMYDTNEFLDQVEMHRRLMMEEFGYRSETFRNTELIYQDRLSDLVYEIEGFKTIITEGVDRILQWRTPLYAYKNYSKDINLLLKYYKLSDDIAFRFSNRDWPEYPLTVDKFVNWIDHLTLSEKHNRNLFLNLFMDYETFGEHQWAETGIFDFMKHFPTEALKRPHLGFVTPKETFALANYQQESLSFPDAVSWADEQRDLSAWLENDMQKNAIETFYELLQRVKAKGDENLLTIARKLSTSDHFYYMCTKYFQDGDVHKYFSPYDSPDQAYIYYINALADLEERLS